Proteins found in one Brachypodium distachyon strain Bd21 chromosome 5, Brachypodium_distachyon_v3.0, whole genome shotgun sequence genomic segment:
- the LOC100825076 gene encoding uncharacterized protein At4g15970 isoform X3 yields the protein MRIPGGGTQCTQSPSTTRMAPRARICEDLKLDRVLQKASTRDNTVILTTLNAAWASPGSVIDLFIDSFRSGVSTSSLLNHLVIIAFDWNAYKQCLKIHHYCFVLATKGVDFSEEKRFLTSGYLEMMWKRLDFLRTVLEKGYSFIFSIACDHYVGNATDLKSIANGGFNYVKSNDRTIEFYSFWYSSRLRYPGYHDQDVFNAIKHDPYVTDIGLKIKFLSTAYFGGFCEPSRDLNKVCTMHANCCIGLRSKIYDLRIMLDDWRSYLSLPPSLKRLRQLAWRVPHNCSLSSLNK from the exons ATGAGGATTCCTGGGGGTGGGACGCAATGCACTCAGTCGCCGAGTACGACGAGGATGGCGCCCAGGGCGAGGATCTG TGAGGATCTCAAACTTGATCGAGTCTTGCAGAAGGCCTCAACAAGAGATAACACAGTTATATTGACTACACTTAATGCTGCATGGGCTTCTCCTGGCTCGGTGATAGACCTATTCATTGATAGCTTTCGCTCTGGTGTTAGTACAAGTTCACTCTTGAATCATCTAGTCATCATAGCATTTGATTGGAATGCATACAAGCAATGTCTTAAGATCCACCACTATTGCTTTGTTCTGGCAACCAAGGGTGTGGATTTTTCTGAAGAGAAGAGGTTCTTGACTTCTGGGTATCTGGAGATGATGTGGAAAAGGCTTGATTTCTTGCGGACGGTTCTTGAAAAAGGTTACAGCTTCATATTCTCG ATTGCTTGCGACCACTATGTTGGGAATGCAACAGACTTGAAAAGCATTGCTAATGGTGGCTTCAATTATGTGAAATCAAATGATCGGACCATAGAATTTTACAGTTTCTGGTATTCATCACGATTGCGATATCCTGGCTACCATGACCAGGATGTATTCAATGCTATCAAGCACGATCCTTATGTTACAGACATTGGGCTGAAAATTAAGTTTTTAAGTACTGCATACTTTGGTGGATTCTGTGAACCGAGCAGAGATTTAAACAAGGTTTGCACTATGCATGCTAACTGTTGCATCGGTTTGCGGAGCAAGATTTATGATCTAAGGATTATGCTGGATGATTGGAGGAGTTATTTATCATTGCCTCCAAGCTTGAAAAGATTGAGGCAATTGGCTTGGAGGGTGCCACATAATTGCAG CCTTTCTTCACTGAACAAATAA
- the LOC100825076 gene encoding uncharacterized protein At4g15970 isoform X2 — protein MRIPGGGTQCTQSPSTTRMAPRARIWSVRLIPLLLDSEDLKLDRVLQKASTRDNTVILTTLNAAWASPGSVIDLFIDSFRSGVSTSSLLNHLVIIAFDWNAYKQCLKIHHYCFVLATKGVDFSEEKRFLTSGYLEMMWKRLDFLRTVLEKGYSFIFSIACDHYVGNATDLKSIANGGFNYVKSNDRTIEFYSFWYSSRLRYPGYHDQDVFNAIKHDPYVTDIGLKIKFLSTAYFGGFCEPSRDLNKVCTMHANCCIGLRSKIYDLRIMLDDWRSYLSLPPSLKRLRQLAWRVPHNCSLSSLNK, from the exons ATGAGGATTCCTGGGGGTGGGACGCAATGCACTCAGTCGCCGAGTACGACGAGGATGGCGCCCAGGGCGAGGATCTGGTCAGTCCGCCTCATCCCTCTTCTGTTA GACAGTGAGGATCTCAAACTTGATCGAGTCTTGCAGAAGGCCTCAACAAGAGATAACACAGTTATATTGACTACACTTAATGCTGCATGGGCTTCTCCTGGCTCGGTGATAGACCTATTCATTGATAGCTTTCGCTCTGGTGTTAGTACAAGTTCACTCTTGAATCATCTAGTCATCATAGCATTTGATTGGAATGCATACAAGCAATGTCTTAAGATCCACCACTATTGCTTTGTTCTGGCAACCAAGGGTGTGGATTTTTCTGAAGAGAAGAGGTTCTTGACTTCTGGGTATCTGGAGATGATGTGGAAAAGGCTTGATTTCTTGCGGACGGTTCTTGAAAAAGGTTACAGCTTCATATTCTCG ATTGCTTGCGACCACTATGTTGGGAATGCAACAGACTTGAAAAGCATTGCTAATGGTGGCTTCAATTATGTGAAATCAAATGATCGGACCATAGAATTTTACAGTTTCTGGTATTCATCACGATTGCGATATCCTGGCTACCATGACCAGGATGTATTCAATGCTATCAAGCACGATCCTTATGTTACAGACATTGGGCTGAAAATTAAGTTTTTAAGTACTGCATACTTTGGTGGATTCTGTGAACCGAGCAGAGATTTAAACAAGGTTTGCACTATGCATGCTAACTGTTGCATCGGTTTGCGGAGCAAGATTTATGATCTAAGGATTATGCTGGATGATTGGAGGAGTTATTTATCATTGCCTCCAAGCTTGAAAAGATTGAGGCAATTGGCTTGGAGGGTGCCACATAATTGCAG CCTTTCTTCACTGAACAAATAA
- the LOC100825076 gene encoding uncharacterized protein At4g15970 isoform X1 produces the protein MARPSRHALGTISGAHRRGFQKRAVLRAGVVLFLATLVALSLAVLHRADPAVSQSHEDSWGWDAMHSVAEYDEDGAQGEDLDSEDLKLDRVLQKASTRDNTVILTTLNAAWASPGSVIDLFIDSFRSGVSTSSLLNHLVIIAFDWNAYKQCLKIHHYCFVLATKGVDFSEEKRFLTSGYLEMMWKRLDFLRTVLEKGYSFIFSIACDHYVGNATDLKSIANGGFNYVKSNDRTIEFYSFWYSSRLRYPGYHDQDVFNAIKHDPYVTDIGLKIKFLSTAYFGGFCEPSRDLNKVCTMHANCCIGLRSKIYDLRIMLDDWRSYLSLPPSLKRLRQLAWRVPHNCSLSSLNK, from the exons ATGGCGAGGCCTTCGCGCCACGCCTTGGGTACGATCTCCGGCGCGCACCGTCGTGGATTCCAGAAACGCGCTGTCCTGCGAGCCGGTGTGGTGCTCTTTCTCGCCACCCTCGTTGCGCTGTCCTTGGCCGTGCTGCACCGTGCCGATCCTGCCGTCTCGCAGTCGCATGAGGATTCCTGGGGGTGGGACGCAATGCACTCAGTCGCCGAGTACGACGAGGATGGCGCCCAGGGCGAGGATCTG GACAGTGAGGATCTCAAACTTGATCGAGTCTTGCAGAAGGCCTCAACAAGAGATAACACAGTTATATTGACTACACTTAATGCTGCATGGGCTTCTCCTGGCTCGGTGATAGACCTATTCATTGATAGCTTTCGCTCTGGTGTTAGTACAAGTTCACTCTTGAATCATCTAGTCATCATAGCATTTGATTGGAATGCATACAAGCAATGTCTTAAGATCCACCACTATTGCTTTGTTCTGGCAACCAAGGGTGTGGATTTTTCTGAAGAGAAGAGGTTCTTGACTTCTGGGTATCTGGAGATGATGTGGAAAAGGCTTGATTTCTTGCGGACGGTTCTTGAAAAAGGTTACAGCTTCATATTCTCG ATTGCTTGCGACCACTATGTTGGGAATGCAACAGACTTGAAAAGCATTGCTAATGGTGGCTTCAATTATGTGAAATCAAATGATCGGACCATAGAATTTTACAGTTTCTGGTATTCATCACGATTGCGATATCCTGGCTACCATGACCAGGATGTATTCAATGCTATCAAGCACGATCCTTATGTTACAGACATTGGGCTGAAAATTAAGTTTTTAAGTACTGCATACTTTGGTGGATTCTGTGAACCGAGCAGAGATTTAAACAAGGTTTGCACTATGCATGCTAACTGTTGCATCGGTTTGCGGAGCAAGATTTATGATCTAAGGATTATGCTGGATGATTGGAGGAGTTATTTATCATTGCCTCCAAGCTTGAAAAGATTGAGGCAATTGGCTTGGAGGGTGCCACATAATTGCAG CCTTTCTTCACTGAACAAATAA
- the LOC100846877 gene encoding uncharacterized protein LOC100846877 — MLSATTACLPLLLRRSPRPTPLSSSHDFQGLASPTHPRPRRRTLACRAELQQDAPFVAAMGACVLASLALPQPRIRGEAGEEEDEGGFGATDTRMGVMGIISFLPYFNWLSWVFAWLDSGRRLYLVYAAVYLAPYLRTNLSLSPDESWLPIASIFICILHVQLEAGIRSGDIEGFTFVEKAQKLLFPNPMKAKDGHRGKKRESLRTGHRSNTRIPSAHESREKLRNSDIFKRKLDEPNDEKQKKSDWH; from the exons ATGCTCTCCGCCACCACAGCCTGCCTTCCCCTGCTtctccgccgctcgccgcggcCCACCCCCTTGAGTTCCTCCCATGATTTCCAGGGTTTGGCGAGCCCTACCCACCCGCGGCCCCGCCGGCGGACTTTGGCCTGCCGTGCGGAGCTACAGCAGGACGCGCCGTTCGTCGCCGCCATGGGCGCTTGCGTGCTCGCTTCCCTCGCGCTCCCACAGCCCAGGATCCGAGGAGAGgctggggaagaggaggacgaagGGGGGTTTGGCGCGACGGACACGAGGATGGGCGTGATGGGCATCATCTCCTTCCTGCCGTACTTCAACTGGCTG AGTTGGGTCTTCGCGTGGCTGGACAGCGGGAGGAGGTTGTATCTGGTCTACGCGGCCGTCTACTTGGCTCCTTATCTTAG AACGAACTTATCGCTGTCCCCTGATGAGAGCTGGTTACCTATCGCTAGCATCTTCATCTGCATTTTGCATGTTCAG CTGGAAGCAGGCATCAGGAGTGGTGATATTGAGGGCTTCACGTTTGTCGAAAAAGCACAGAAGCTTCTCTTTCCCAATCCTATGAAAGCAAAGGATGGTCACCgtgggaagaagagagaatcTCTCAGAACG GGCCACCGGAGCAACACGAGAATACCTTCAGCGCATGAGTCTAGAGAGAAGCTTCGCAATTCAGATATCTTCAAGAGAAAACTTGATGAGCCCAACGAcgagaaacaaaagaaatcagACTGGCATTGA